A genomic segment from Pseudosulfitobacter sp. DSM 107133 encodes:
- a CDS encoding FliG C-terminal domain-containing protein, which yields MVNDLILSSPLPGLPDLGAPAPGAPVQLSRRAKAAVVVRLLLNEGAEIPLEDLPEELQSHLTKAMGQMRTVDRDTLSAVVSEFAQEVERIGLRFPGGIAGALNALEGKISPQTAERLRKEAGVRQTGNPWARICEIGAEKLLPILQSESIEISAVMLSKLDVKKAAALLSMLPGPRARQITYAVSLTGAVTPDAVERIGLSLAMQLSAQPVGAFDSGPVERVGAILNSSTSVTRDDVLEGLDETDQGFANAVRKAIFTFGNIPKRIAPRDIPRVLREVDPADLLIAMAGAEAAGMEASAEFILENMSGRMAASLREEMQEIAPPKPADHDTATSNMVAAIRELEAAGELILMSDDEE from the coding sequence CTGGTGAATGATCTGATTCTGTCGTCCCCTTTGCCCGGCTTGCCGGACCTTGGCGCGCCCGCGCCCGGCGCACCCGTCCAGCTTAGCCGCCGCGCAAAGGCCGCTGTTGTGGTGCGGCTGTTGCTGAATGAAGGGGCGGAAATCCCGCTTGAGGATCTGCCGGAAGAACTGCAATCCCACCTGACCAAGGCCATGGGCCAGATGCGCACCGTTGATCGTGACACGCTGTCTGCGGTGGTGTCGGAATTTGCACAAGAAGTGGAACGCATCGGCCTGCGTTTTCCCGGTGGCATCGCCGGGGCGCTGAACGCGCTTGAGGGGAAAATCAGCCCGCAAACCGCCGAACGCCTGCGCAAAGAGGCCGGCGTGCGCCAAACCGGCAATCCGTGGGCCCGCATTTGCGAAATCGGGGCGGAAAAGCTGCTGCCGATCCTGCAAAGCGAAAGCATCGAGATTTCTGCCGTGATGCTGTCCAAGCTTGACGTGAAAAAGGCCGCTGCCCTGCTCAGCATGTTGCCCGGTCCGCGCGCGCGCCAGATCACATATGCCGTGTCGCTGACCGGCGCTGTCACCCCCGATGCCGTGGAACGCATCGGGTTGTCGCTGGCCATGCAGCTGAGCGCGCAGCCGGTGGGGGCCTTTGACAGCGGGCCGGTGGAACGGGTGGGTGCAATCCTGAATTCGTCCACATCTGTCACCCGTGACGACGTGCTGGAAGGGCTGGATGAAACCGATCAGGGCTTTGCCAATGCGGTGCGCAAGGCGATCTTTACCTTTGGCAATATTCCCAAACGCATCGCCCCGCGCGACATCCCGCGCGTTCTGCGCGAGGTTGATCCTGCGGATCTGCTGATTGCAATGGCAGGGGCCGAAGCCGCCGGGATGGAGGCCTCGGCTGAATTCATACTGGAAAACATGTCGGGACGTATGGCCGCGTCCTTGCGTGAGGAAATGCAGGAAATCGCCCCGCCAAAACCGGCCGATCACGACACCGCAACCTCCAACATGGTCGCCGCGATTCGCGAACTGGAGGCTGCGGGCGAATTGATCCTGATGTCGGACGACGAAGAGTAG
- a CDS encoding IS110 family transposase, translating to MTKMINDTIGIDISKAHLDAHRLSTATHARFDNTATGLRAFERWLGQTTPERVVFEPTGPYHRRLESHFSGRLPLVKVNPLQARRFAQAHGTRAKTDAVDARMLALMGRALELVPDQPTDPKQREIKELHVARTGLVRDRTALMNRLGTQQLDVTRRLTRARLRQVNHQIDRLNAEIERRNRDCPERARAIGILTSIPGIGAITARALLSECPEIGTLGSKQIAALAGLAPITCQSGQWSGKAHIQGGRRLLRESLFMPALVAMKRNPDLSQKYDALRAAGKPHKVALAVLMRKLLILANTLISENREWTPKHP from the coding sequence ATGACGAAGATGATCAACGATACCATCGGCATCGACATCTCGAAAGCGCATCTTGACGCGCACCGGCTCAGCACCGCAACCCACGCCCGGTTCGACAATACCGCGACAGGCCTGCGCGCCTTCGAGCGCTGGTTGGGGCAGACAACGCCGGAGCGCGTGGTCTTCGAGCCCACCGGCCCCTACCACCGACGCCTCGAGAGCCATTTCTCAGGCCGCCTGCCGCTCGTCAAGGTGAACCCGCTGCAGGCCCGCCGCTTCGCGCAGGCCCACGGCACACGCGCTAAGACCGACGCGGTCGATGCCCGCATGCTCGCGCTCATGGGGCGCGCGCTGGAGCTGGTTCCGGACCAGCCAACCGACCCCAAACAGCGTGAAATCAAGGAGTTGCATGTCGCCCGCACCGGGCTGGTGCGGGATCGTACCGCGCTGATGAACCGCCTTGGCACGCAACAGCTCGACGTGACCCGCCGCCTGACCCGGGCACGCCTGCGTCAGGTCAACCACCAGATCGACAGGCTTAACGCCGAAATCGAACGGCGAAACCGCGATTGCCCGGAACGCGCCAGGGCAATCGGCATTCTCACCTCGATCCCCGGGATCGGTGCCATCACCGCACGGGCGCTGCTCAGCGAATGCCCCGAGATCGGCACTCTGGGGTCAAAGCAGATCGCGGCGCTCGCAGGTCTCGCGCCGATCACGTGTCAGTCCGGTCAGTGGAGCGGAAAGGCCCACATCCAGGGCGGGCGCAGGCTCCTGCGCGAGAGCCTGTTCATGCCCGCCCTCGTCGCCATGAAGCGAAACCCCGATCTGAGCCAGAAATACGATGCCCTCAGAGCCGCCGGAAAACCCCACAAGGTCGCGCTCGCCGTCCTCATGCGAAAACTCCTGATCCTCGCAAACACTCTCATAAGCGAAAACAGAGAATGGACACCAAAACACCCTTGA
- a CDS encoding tetratricopeptide repeat protein has translation MRVTLLAAALTLPLCVTAPLYAAGGGNETAPKPTQTSKDCKGVRVWDEEKQRCVKPKESRLDDDQLYQAVRELAYAGRYEDAQGVLDAMSDQSDDRVLTYRGFTARKLGQVDVAMVFYQQALDANPDNLLARSYMGQGLVAQGDTVAALTQLREINARGGADTWAAKSLRSAIETGVTYNY, from the coding sequence ATGCGTGTTACCCTTCTGGCTGCGGCCCTTACCCTGCCCTTGTGCGTGACTGCGCCGCTGTATGCGGCTGGCGGTGGCAACGAGACTGCCCCAAAGCCGACCCAGACCAGCAAGGATTGCAAGGGCGTGCGGGTCTGGGACGAAGAAAAACAGCGCTGCGTCAAGCCCAAGGAATCGCGGCTGGACGACGACCAGTTGTATCAGGCGGTGCGCGAACTGGCCTATGCGGGGCGCTATGAAGACGCCCAAGGGGTGCTGGACGCCATGTCCGACCAGTCGGACGACCGCGTGCTGACCTATCGCGGCTTTACCGCGCGCAAGCTGGGCCAGGTCGACGTGGCGATGGTGTTTTATCAGCAGGCGTTGGATGCCAACCCCGACAACCTGTTGGCACGCAGCTATATGGGTCAGGGTCTGGTGGCGCAGGGCGACACCGTTGCGGCGCTGACGCAATTGCGCGAGATCAACGCGCGCGGCGGGGCCGACACATGGGCGGCAAAATCGCTGCGCTCGGCCATCGAAACCGGTGTGACCTATAACTACTGA
- the purB gene encoding adenylosuccinate lyase, with translation MIPRYSRPDMVAIWEPATKFKIWYEIEAHACDAMADLGVIPRENADAVWKAKDVEFDVARIDEIEAVTKHDVIAFLTHLAEHVGSDEARFVHQGMTSSDVLDTCLNVQLVRAADILLADLDALLAALKKRALEHKNTVRVGRSHGIHAEPTTMGLTFARFYAEMDRNRDRLKAARAEIATGAISGAVGTFANIDPAVEEHVCAKLGLTPEPISTQVIPRDRHAMFFAVLGVIASSIENVAIEIRHMQRTEVLEGAEFFSMGQKGSSAMPHKKNPVLTENLTGLARLVRMSVIPAMENVALWHERDISHSSVERAIGPDTTITLDFALARLTGVIDKMLIFPQNMLDNMNKFPGLVMSQRVLLALTQAGVSREDAYAMVQRNALKVWEERVDFREQLLADADVVAALGADAINEKFDMDYHTKHVDTIFARVFGD, from the coding sequence ATGATCCCACGTTATTCCCGTCCCGATATGGTTGCGATCTGGGAACCAGCAACCAAGTTCAAAATCTGGTACGAAATCGAAGCCCACGCCTGCGATGCAATGGCCGATCTGGGCGTGATCCCGCGTGAAAACGCCGATGCCGTCTGGAAGGCCAAGGACGTGGAATTCGACGTGGCCCGCATTGACGAGATCGAAGCGGTCACCAAACATGACGTGATCGCGTTCCTGACCCATCTGGCCGAACATGTGGGCAGCGACGAGGCGCGCTTTGTGCATCAGGGGATGACATCGTCTGACGTGCTGGACACCTGCCTGAACGTGCAACTTGTCCGCGCCGCCGACATCCTGCTGGCCGATCTGGATGCCCTGCTGGCCGCCCTGAAAAAGCGCGCGCTTGAGCATAAGAACACCGTGCGCGTGGGCCGCAGCCACGGCATTCACGCCGAACCCACCACGATGGGCCTGACGTTCGCGCGCTTCTACGCCGAGATGGACCGCAACCGCGACCGCCTGAAAGCGGCGCGCGCCGAGATTGCGACCGGTGCGATTTCCGGTGCCGTCGGCACGTTCGCCAACATCGACCCGGCGGTCGAAGAGCACGTCTGCGCTAAGCTGGGCCTGACGCCCGAGCCGATCAGCACACAGGTGATCCCGCGCGACCGTCACGCGATGTTCTTTGCGGTGCTGGGCGTCATCGCCTCGTCCATCGAAAACGTCGCCATCGAAATCCGCCACATGCAGCGCACCGAAGTGCTGGAAGGCGCGGAATTCTTCTCGATGGGTCAGAAGGGATCGTCCGCGATGCCGCACAAGAAGAACCCCGTTCTGACCGAGAACCTGACCGGCCTTGCCCGTCTGGTGCGCATGTCGGTGATCCCCGCGATGGAAAACGTAGCGCTTTGGCACGAGCGTGACATTTCACACAGCTCGGTCGAGCGCGCGATTGGGCCTGACACGACCATCACGCTGGACTTTGCGCTGGCGCGGCTGACAGGCGTGATCGACAAGATGCTGATTTTCCCGCAGAACATGCTGGACAACATGAACAAATTCCCCGGCCTGGTGATGAGCCAGCGGGTGTTGCTGGCCCTGACACAGGCCGGTGTCAGCCGCGAGGATGCCTATGCCATGGTGCAACGCAATGCGCTGAAGGTCTGGGAAGAGCGGGTCGATTTCCGCGAACAGCTGCTGGCCGACGCCGATGTGGTCGCCGCACTGGGCGCCGATGCGATCAACGAGAAATTCGACATGGATTACCACACCAAACACGTCGACACGATCTTTGCCCGCGTTTTCGGCGACTGA
- a CDS encoding DUF6314 family protein yields the protein MTVSARTLNDFAGLWQLERRIVQDDGTTAQFSGTARWLPDGDRLRCVEEGTLRINDSAPMVGQQVYVWDDDLHVYFADGRPFHRVPPTGGETGHWCAPDQYDGTYDFTAWPVFTVTWRVNGPRKSYRMVTRYTASENASLRGISRL from the coding sequence TTGACAGTATCCGCACGCACCCTGAACGATTTCGCAGGTCTCTGGCAGTTGGAACGCCGGATTGTGCAGGACGATGGAACCACAGCACAGTTTTCAGGAACGGCCCGGTGGCTCCCGGACGGCGACCGCTTGCGCTGTGTCGAAGAGGGGACATTGCGCATCAACGACAGCGCGCCGATGGTCGGGCAGCAGGTCTATGTCTGGGACGACGATCTGCACGTCTATTTCGCGGACGGACGCCCGTTTCACCGCGTCCCCCCGACAGGCGGCGAGACGGGTCATTGGTGCGCACCTGACCAGTACGACGGGACGTATGATTTTACCGCATGGCCCGTTTTCACTGTAACATGGCGGGTAAACGGGCCGCGAAAATCCTACCGAATGGTCACCCGCTACACGGCGTCTGAGAATGCCAGCTTACGGGGAATTTCGCGCTTGTAG
- a CDS encoding biotin transporter BioY — protein MQNRVLSDLLESEDKLTLRARQVIMVAGGILLLAVAAKVHVPMWPVPITMSTFAVLLVGAAYGAQLGLVTILGYLAVGALGLDVFAGSSAQTYGLNYMLGSSGGYLVGYVLATVILGFLANRGWGRSIGWMALAMLIANVAIYLPGLTWLGQLYGWDKPILAWGLIPFLPGDAVKLALAAVLLPTLWKLIDRVRG, from the coding sequence ATGCAGAACAGAGTACTAAGTGATCTTCTTGAATCAGAGGACAAGCTGACACTGCGCGCGCGGCAGGTGATCATGGTTGCCGGCGGAATCTTGTTGCTTGCAGTTGCGGCAAAAGTTCACGTGCCGATGTGGCCGGTTCCGATCACCATGAGCACGTTTGCGGTGTTGCTTGTGGGCGCCGCCTATGGCGCGCAACTGGGTTTGGTGACGATCCTTGGCTATCTGGCTGTCGGTGCGTTGGGCCTGGACGTGTTTGCGGGGTCATCAGCGCAGACCTATGGTCTGAACTATATGCTGGGCAGCTCGGGCGGCTATCTGGTGGGCTATGTTCTGGCCACCGTCATTCTGGGCTTTCTGGCCAATCGCGGTTGGGGCCGGTCCATTGGCTGGATGGCGCTGGCGATGTTGATCGCCAATGTTGCGATTTATCTGCCGGGGCTGACATGGCTGGGGCAACTCTATGGCTGGGACAAACCGATCCTTGCCTGGGGGCTGATCCCGTTCTTGCCGGGCGATGCCGTTAAGCTGGCACTGGCGGCTGTGCTGCTACCCACCCTCTGGAAGCTGATCGACCGCGTGCGCGGCTGA
- the dddP gene encoding dimethylsulfonioproprionate lyase DddP, translating to MNIHQRDTRKIDPTRGPLLGDNSPNDADRIEIGPTQLAFAEWAAAGLELPDLHQMRRHRWQRLTHHIVARGYDGLLMFDPLNIRYATDSTNMQLWNTHNPFRAVLLCADGYMVIWDYKNSPFLSRFNPLVREQRAGADLFYFDRGDRIDLAADVFSNEVRILLAEHGGGTRRLAVDKIMLHGLRALEAQGLCIMDGEEVTEKSRAVKGPDEIKAMRCASHACEVAVRAMEDFARSHVGDGHTCEDDVWAVLHAENIRRGGEWIETRLLSSGPRTNPWFQECGPRVIQPNEIVSFDTDLVGSYGICVDISRSWWIGDAAPPADMVYAMQHAHDHIMTNMQMLKPGVMIPDLTANAHRLDDRFQAQKYGCLMHGVGLCDEWPLVAYPDKAVPGAFDYPLEAGMVLCVEAAVGEVGGAFTIKLEDQVLITEDGFENLTTYPFDSALMGCR from the coding sequence ATGAACATACACCAGCGTGATACCCGCAAGATCGACCCAACGCGCGGCCCCCTGCTGGGGGACAATTCACCCAACGATGCTGACCGGATCGAAATCGGCCCCACGCAGCTGGCCTTTGCCGAATGGGCCGCCGCAGGGTTGGAGCTGCCCGACCTGCACCAAATGCGCCGCCACCGCTGGCAAAGGCTGACGCACCACATCGTCGCGCGTGGCTATGACGGGTTGCTGATGTTCGACCCGCTGAACATCCGCTATGCCACCGACAGCACCAACATGCAGCTTTGGAACACCCACAACCCGTTTCGCGCGGTGCTGCTGTGCGCCGACGGCTACATGGTGATCTGGGATTACAAGAATTCGCCATTTCTCAGCCGGTTCAACCCGCTGGTGCGCGAACAACGCGCGGGGGCAGATCTGTTTTATTTCGACCGGGGAGACAGGATTGACCTGGCCGCCGATGTCTTTTCCAACGAGGTGCGCATCCTGCTGGCCGAACACGGTGGCGGTACGCGGCGGCTGGCGGTGGACAAGATCATGTTGCACGGACTGCGCGCGCTTGAGGCACAGGGACTGTGCATCATGGACGGGGAAGAGGTCACCGAGAAATCGCGCGCTGTCAAAGGCCCTGACGAGATCAAGGCAATGCGTTGTGCATCACATGCCTGCGAGGTGGCGGTACGTGCAATGGAGGATTTCGCGCGCAGCCATGTGGGAGACGGGCACACCTGCGAAGATGATGTTTGGGCGGTGCTGCACGCCGAAAACATCCGCCGTGGCGGCGAATGGATCGAAACGCGGCTGCTGTCATCGGGGCCGCGCACGAACCCGTGGTTTCAGGAATGCGGCCCGCGCGTGATCCAGCCAAACGAGATCGTCAGCTTTGACACGGATCTGGTTGGCTCATACGGCATTTGCGTCGATATCTCACGCAGTTGGTGGATTGGTGATGCCGCCCCGCCAGCCGACATGGTCTATGCGATGCAGCATGCGCACGACCACATCATGACCAACATGCAAATGCTGAAACCCGGTGTGATGATCCCCGATCTGACCGCCAATGCGCATCGGCTGGACGACAGGTTTCAGGCGCAGAAATACGGCTGTTTGATGCACGGCGTCGGCCTGTGTGATGAATGGCCGCTGGTTGCATACCCTGACAAGGCGGTGCCGGGAGCATTCGACTATCCGCTGGAGGCCGGCATGGTGCTATGTGTCGAGGCGGCCGTGGGCGAAGTGGGCGGTGCCTTTACCATCAAGCTGGAGGATCAGGTGCTGATCACCGAGGACGGGTTCGAGAACCTGACGACATATCCTTTTGATTCTGCGCTGATGGGCTGCCGGTGA
- a CDS encoding DUF3445 domain-containing protein, whose product MTVLHHSIPYDVSTRALPGIQPVKEPWLRVDEAYAGQMARRSELLDSKAGEVLYLEPQARAAASELLDMVLTLLPDLGFEQAGAVVLCPDGRRVTVDHANPMATLGRLVQCDFVLLDKRGDEHVLTGAVLCFPASWRLDEKAGQPLVAIHTPVDSYDDNIAKRVQRLFDGIQPDRPLWRFNGLWYVDPELHQPRSVTEPRRQRDGAGYFRSERQTLLRLPQSRTVVFAIHTYLMRAEDVDKDAAS is encoded by the coding sequence ATGACCGTTTTGCACCACTCGATCCCCTATGATGTCAGCACACGCGCCTTGCCCGGTATCCAGCCGGTCAAAGAGCCGTGGCTGCGTGTCGACGAAGCCTATGCCGGGCAGATGGCGCGCCGCAGTGAACTGTTGGACAGCAAAGCCGGCGAAGTGTTGTATCTGGAACCGCAGGCGCGGGCTGCCGCATCGGAACTGTTGGACATGGTGCTGACCCTGTTGCCGGACCTGGGTTTTGAACAAGCGGGCGCGGTGGTCCTTTGTCCTGATGGCCGGCGCGTGACGGTGGACCATGCCAACCCGATGGCGACGCTGGGGCGGTTGGTGCAATGTGATTTCGTGCTGCTGGACAAACGCGGCGATGAACATGTGCTGACCGGTGCGGTGCTGTGCTTTCCGGCCAGCTGGCGGCTGGACGAAAAGGCGGGGCAGCCGCTGGTAGCAATCCATACGCCCGTAGATAGCTATGACGACAACATCGCCAAACGGGTGCAGCGGTTGTTTGACGGCATCCAGCCGGACCGCCCGCTGTGGCGCTTTAACGGGCTGTGGTATGTCGACCCCGAGCTGCACCAACCCCGCAGCGTCACCGAACCGCGCCGCCAACGCGACGGCGCGGGGTATTTCCGGTCGGAACGCCAGACGCTGCTGCGGCTGCCGCAGTCGCGCACGGTGGTCTTTGCCATCCACACCTATCTGATGCGCGCTGAGGATGTGGACAAAGACGCGGCCAGCTAG
- a CDS encoding glyoxalase superfamily protein — translation MDTSLPSRDALKAQARRLRADLAAIGTPITHAQALETLAHQWGARDWNTLSARLGNDAPAGFAPGMGVSGRYLGQHFTGQVKAARMMAHGHWQLTLRFDRPVDVVTSQHFSNFRQQVNCTVDASGASPRKTSDGQPQMVIDMG, via the coding sequence ATGGATACCTCTCTTCCCTCGCGCGATGCGCTCAAGGCACAGGCCAGGCGTTTGCGCGCCGATCTGGCGGCCATCGGCACGCCGATTACCCACGCGCAGGCGTTGGAAACACTTGCCCACCAATGGGGGGCGCGTGACTGGAACACGCTGTCGGCCCGGTTGGGCAATGATGCGCCTGCGGGGTTTGCCCCCGGCATGGGCGTTTCGGGCCGCTATCTGGGCCAGCACTTTACCGGACAGGTCAAAGCGGCGCGGATGATGGCACACGGGCACTGGCAGCTGACGCTGCGCTTTGACCGGCCTGTCGATGTGGTGACCTCGCAGCATTTCAGCAACTTTCGCCAACAGGTGAACTGTACGGTGGATGCCAGCGGTGCCAGCCCCCGCAAGACCTCGGACGGTCAGCCGCAGATGGTCATCGACATGGGCTAG
- a CDS encoding lytic murein transglycosylase, which produces MSFRTIAQSLALSVATVVTLTPAVHAANCGNTASGFEAWKREFAAEAQRAGVQQRGLDALAQARYASSTIAADRNQKSFKYTLSKFMQIRGADTIVAQGRKRKAKSPSFYQSLEAQYGVPAGVIIAIHGMETAFGGFMGDSSVVSAITTLTYDCRRSAFFQPHAIGALMLVDRGAINGATKGAKHGELGHTQFLPGNALKYGVDANGDGRVDFYNQADALASTANFLRSKGWQPGQGYQEGQPNFAVIKQWNAATVYQQAIAIMGARIDG; this is translated from the coding sequence ATGTCATTTCGTACCATTGCCCAATCCCTCGCCCTGTCGGTTGCCACTGTTGTCACCCTGACGCCTGCGGTTCATGCCGCGAACTGCGGAAACACCGCCTCGGGGTTTGAGGCGTGGAAACGCGAATTTGCAGCCGAAGCACAGCGCGCCGGTGTGCAACAACGCGGACTGGATGCGCTGGCGCAGGCCCGCTACGCCTCGTCGACCATCGCGGCGGACCGCAACCAGAAGTCTTTCAAATATACGCTTTCGAAATTCATGCAGATCCGTGGGGCCGATACGATTGTGGCCCAGGGGCGCAAACGCAAAGCAAAAAGCCCTTCGTTCTATCAATCGCTTGAGGCCCAGTACGGCGTGCCGGCAGGGGTTATTATTGCCATTCACGGCATGGAAACCGCCTTTGGCGGGTTCATGGGCGATTCTTCCGTGGTCTCGGCCATCACCACGCTGACCTATGACTGCCGCCGCTCGGCGTTTTTCCAGCCCCATGCGATCGGGGCGTTGATGCTGGTGGACCGGGGTGCGATCAATGGCGCGACCAAAGGTGCCAAACACGGCGAGCTGGGCCACACGCAATTCCTGCCCGGCAATGCGCTGAAATACGGCGTGGACGCCAATGGCGACGGGCGGGTGGATTTCTATAATCAGGCCGACGCACTGGCGTCGACTGCGAATTTCCTGCGCTCGAAGGGCTGGCAACCCGGTCAGGGCTATCAGGAAGGCCAGCCGAACTTTGCGGTGATCAAGCAATGGAACGCGGCCACAGTCTATCAGCAAGCCATCGCGATCATGGGCGCGCGCATCGACGGCTGA
- the glnA gene encoding type I glutamate--ammonia ligase, with product MGNKVLDMIKDEGAEYVDIRFTDPRGKLQHVTLIADQVDEDFLEEGFMFDGSSIEGWKSIEASDMKLMVDLDSAYVDPFYAEKTICVHCSVVEPDTGEAYERDPRGTALKAEAYLKSSGIGDVAYMGPEAEFFLFDDVRYQVSMNKVSYQVDASDAAWNTDTEYEMGNMGHRPGVKGGYFPVNPTDEAQDLRSEMLSTMKRLGMKVDKHHHEVASCQHELGLIFDSLTKQADELQKYKYVIHNVAHAYGKSATFMPKPIAGDNGTGMHVNMSIWKDGKPLFAGDKYADLSQEALYFIGGILSHAKALNAFTNPGTNSYKRLIPGFEAPVLRAYSARNRSGCVRIPWTESPKAKRVEARFPDPSANPYLCFAALLMAGLDGIQNKIDPGEAMDKNLYDLPAEELAGIPTVCGSLREALEELEKDMDFLLAGDVFTRDQIAGYVDLKMEEVHRYEHTPHPVEFAMYYSC from the coding sequence ATGGGAAACAAAGTTCTCGACATGATCAAGGATGAAGGCGCCGAATACGTCGACATCCGTTTTACCGACCCGCGTGGCAAATTGCAGCACGTGACCCTGATCGCCGATCAGGTCGACGAGGATTTCCTCGAAGAAGGCTTTATGTTCGACGGCTCGTCGATCGAAGGCTGGAAGTCGATCGAAGCGTCGGACATGAAGCTGATGGTCGATCTGGACAGCGCTTATGTTGATCCCTTCTATGCTGAAAAAACCATCTGCGTGCATTGCTCGGTGGTTGAGCCCGACACCGGCGAAGCCTACGAGCGTGACCCGCGCGGCACGGCCCTGAAAGCCGAAGCCTACCTGAAGTCTTCGGGTATCGGCGATGTGGCCTATATGGGCCCCGAGGCTGAATTCTTCCTGTTCGACGACGTGCGTTACCAGGTTTCGATGAACAAAGTGTCGTATCAGGTGGACGCGTCCGACGCGGCCTGGAACACCGACACCGAATACGAAATGGGCAACATGGGCCACCGCCCCGGCGTCAAGGGCGGCTATTTCCCTGTGAACCCCACCGACGAAGCGCAAGACCTGCGCTCGGAAATGCTGTCGACGATGAAACGTCTGGGCATGAAGGTCGACAAGCACCACCACGAGGTTGCGTCGTGCCAGCACGAGCTGGGCCTGATCTTTGACAGCCTGACCAAACAGGCCGACGAGCTGCAGAAATACAAATACGTGATCCACAACGTGGCCCACGCCTATGGCAAGTCCGCAACCTTCATGCCGAAACCCATCGCGGGCGACAACGGCACCGGCATGCACGTGAACATGTCGATCTGGAAAGACGGCAAGCCCCTGTTCGCAGGCGACAAATACGCCGACCTGAGCCAGGAAGCGCTGTATTTCATCGGCGGCATCCTGTCCCACGCCAAAGCGTTGAACGCCTTCACCAACCCCGGCACCAACAGCTACAAGCGTCTGATCCCCGGTTTCGAAGCGCCCGTTCTGCGCGCCTATTCGGCCCGCAACCGTTCGGGTTGCGTGCGTATTCCGTGGACAGAAAGCCCCAAAGCCAAGCGCGTCGAAGCCCGTTTCCCCGATCCGTCGGCGAACCCCTACCTGTGCTTTGCGGCCCTGCTGATGGCCGGCCTTGACGGCATCCAGAACAAGATCGATCCCGGCGAAGCCATGGACAAGAACCTGTACGACCTGCCCGCAGAAGAGCTGGCCGGCATCCCCACGGTTTGCGGATCGCTGCGCGAAGCCCTGGAAGAGCTGGAAAAAGACATGGACTTCCTGCTGGCAGGTGACGTGTTCACCCGCGACCAGATTGCAGGCTATGTCGATCTGAAAATGGAAGAAGTGCACCGTTACGAACACACGCCCCACCCGGTCGAGTTCGCAATGTACTACTCCTGCTGA
- a CDS encoding P-II family nitrogen regulator, translating to MKKIEAIIKPFKLDEVKEALQDVGVQGLSVIEVKGFGRQKGHTELYRGAEYVVDFLPKVKVEVVLDDDQVDGAIAAIVDAAKTEKIGDGKIFVTSVEQAIRIRTGESGSDAL from the coding sequence ATGAAGAAGATCGAAGCCATCATCAAGCCATTCAAGCTCGATGAAGTCAAAGAGGCCCTCCAGGACGTGGGCGTGCAAGGCCTGAGCGTGATTGAAGTCAAAGGCTTCGGGCGCCAGAAGGGGCACACGGAGCTTTACCGTGGCGCTGAATATGTGGTCGATTTCCTGCCGAAGGTGAAAGTCGAAGTGGTTCTGGACGACGATCAGGTCGACGGCGCCATCGCGGCCATTGTCGATGCGGCCAAGACCGAAAAGATTGGCGACGGCAAGATTTTTGTCACTTCCGTCGAACAAGCCATCCGCATCCGCACCGGTGAATCCGGTTCGGACGCGCTGTAA